In Podarcis raffonei isolate rPodRaf1 chromosome 8, rPodRaf1.pri, whole genome shotgun sequence, the genomic window CCCAGAAGAGGGCCTCCTTGGAGCAGATTGAAAGCCACCCGTGGCTGCAAGGTGTGGACCCCTCCCCTGCCAGCCGCTCCCTCCTGCCTCTGACGTCGCACAGGCGGGTCTCGGAGGAAGAGCACGGCATCATCATCCAAGCCATGATGTGCGGCAACATTGCGGACCGAGAGACCATCCAGGAGTGAGTCtcacaagggtgggaggaggaatCTGAATTTCCATCTGACGGGGCTCTGGTTGGCTGGGaggaaagtggtggtggtggggagcagggagagaggacctactcggaagtaagtgctTTGGGGGCTGCCCCCTCAGGCTAGCCCTGCCCTCCTTCCTAACCCCTCACCAGATGCTGTGGGCTGCTGTCCTCAAGAGTCATAAGGAAGGTTGCAGCGGCCATGACGCAGCGGTCCTCCTCATGTGGAGGACTTCTGTCCTGGAGCCACCTGCCTTCGCTCCTGGGTTGGGTCAGCTTTGGCTAGCCTGAGGCCTTTCAGATTatttggactatagttcccatcagacccagccagtgcTTGTCACTTCCAGCAccgctgtgctggctggggctgatgggagttgtagtccaaaaccttgGAGGGCCTCAGGCTGGGATAGGCTGGTCCTCTTTGACCAGAAGCATCTCATTGGTTGAGACAAGCCAGTTGGCAGTGAGTGCCCTCTGAGCATTGGGGGTTTTCTGCCAGGAGAGGCTTTGGGCATCTTGCCTCTTTCGTCCTTCCTGGAGTTGaggctgcttccccctccccacctcctttgCCTTTGTATCACCACTACATGCCCCTTGCAGGGTCCTCCAAGGGTCCTCTTGACTTCTGTCCCTTGCGTCCCTTGTGCACAGAGCCCTGGAGGCCAACCGCTACAACCACGTGACGGCCACCTACTTCCTGCTGGCTGAGAGGATCCTGCGGgagaagcaggagaagcagaGTCCTGGAGCCAGCCTGGCCTACAACCTGGCGCAGCACGTCCAGAGCAGGCAAGTCTTGGGCTCCTTGGGGCCGGGGTTTGCTTTGACCATTACTGCAGCTTTCTGAGTATCTTCCCTTTCACCTCTTTCTCTCAGGAGCTCCTTCAGCGCTGTGGGGGACCCCGGCCAACCGCTGCCCACCGCAGGCAAAAGCCCTCAGCCACTGCCCACAACCAAGAGCGCCCTGGAGGCCTTTGCAGAGCATTCTGGGAAGTCCCTTCTGTCCTTCTCTGCGCTGGGGGAGGACGAGTCACCTTCCAGCTTCCACGGGTGCGGGCAGCCCATCAGAGCCCTGATCCGGCCCTCACTCATCGAGACCCCCATTGCCAAGAGCACTCCCGCCCTGCAGCAGATttcggaggaggaagaggaggaggaggaagaagaagaggggaagcCTGGCCTGTTCCGCAGGAGGACGTCTTCCCTGAACCAGGAGCAGATGAGCGACTTCCAGAGTGCCAAGGCTTCCTTGCTCTTCTGCCGGAGTCTTGCGTCCCACAACAAAACAGGGAAGGCTCTCGGCCCAGGATTCCCCAAGGCCCGCGGCAGCCTGGAGCCTCAAGGGCCTGAGTGTGGCCTCCACCTGGCAGCGCCACAGAGGCCTCCATGCCTGCAAGGCGAACGGGAGGAAGGCATGGGCACTCAGGTGGGCAGCAGCCTCTGCCTGCCACAAGAGGTGGGCCCAGAAATGCCAGCAGAAGGAGGCCCAAGAGGCAGTTCTTGGATGGGCGgtgaggagaggaggaagggcagTGCCGTCTTGGAGGCAGTGGGCAGAAGGGAGCAGCCcccagggaaggaggaagaggccaacaacaacacccccccagggaagggaggcgctggggagggggaggaagaaagacTCTTGAAGAAAGAGCACGGGCCACGGAATGACGATGAGACTCTGGCTCGGGGCAGCTGTGGCCAGAGAGCTGCTGAGATGAGCCCAGCCTCAGACCCGGAAGGCCAGTTCCAAAAAAGCCCTGAGATGGGACCAGCCCAGAGG contains:
- the LOC128419105 gene encoding SNF-related serine/threonine-protein kinase-like, with product MAAGCKKDPVMAAQFLPSWFQALVLTFEALHKPRPPCRDPCEAEAVVDMAAGARAFSEGKIAGLYDLERTLGKGHFAVVKLARHVFTGERVAVKVIDKSKLDGGAAAHLLQEVRCMKLVQHPNVVRLYEVIDTHAKLYLILELGDGGDMFDHIMQHEGGLGEEKAKHYFAQIVHAISYCHRLHVVHRDLKPENVVFFQEQGVVKLTDFGFSNCFQPGTMLTTSCGSLAYSAPEILLGDEYDAPAVDVWSLGVILYMLVCGHPPFQEANDSETLTMILDCRYETPPHVSSECADLIAQMLQRDPQKRASLEQIESHPWLQGVDPSPASRSLLPLTSHRRVSEEEHGIIIQAMMCGNIADRETIQEALEANRYNHVTATYFLLAERILREKQEKQSPGASLAYNLAQHVQSRSSFSAVGDPGQPLPTAGKSPQPLPTTKSALEAFAEHSGKSLLSFSALGEDESPSSFHGCGQPIRALIRPSLIETPIAKSTPALQQISEEEEEEEEEEEGKPGLFRRRTSSLNQEQMSDFQSAKASLLFCRSLASHNKTGKALGPGFPKARGSLEPQGPECGLHLAAPQRPPCLQGEREEGMGTQVGSSLCLPQEVGPEMPAEGGPRGSSWMGGEERRKGSAVLEAVGRREQPPGKEEEANNNTPPGKGGAGEGEEERLLKKEHGPRNDDETLARGSCGQRAAEMSPASDPEGQFQKSPEMGPAQRPKQDGHRNGSEGLADVIKLDPAKGKNANLKDRILQFPLCEKALAFRMRPASKESLLSLGQFNCCHVI